The following are from one region of the Eubacterium sp. MSJ-33 genome:
- a CDS encoding DEAD/DEAH box helicase → MELGNGQQAKKFQEATADYIVEQLNKKNRFLLADEVGLGKTIIAKTVIEKMQEKSKKNKFTVLYVCSNEVLADQNCKKLGMCAPKNVNECRLSMLHLKIQELQNQQNGKLLLIPMTTNTSFKLCGVGSAEERALAALLLATYKTYEANANESPDCKSKIEKIETDYAWLMKGRKCEKNWKKDDKTGYFCTQKSRLEELAKDSKQESDYIEKLRNYINEYMEKEKEEKEKEKEYLGLQSAIDCLLDKMPDSNANIDSLRNDWWNHEKNMNQKMTDGKTWLDMWKDVVSRVRKMFAGFTQSMLNADLIVMDEFQRYEELLETGENQSESAKIFQEFGKNTKMLLLSATPYNLRAGEQEKNKSNDKFLHMMQSLMPDHDNRKEYEKFESAWNSYVDKMREFEKAPNPDNKQQLLTDKKAVEEMLYSCMCRTERRSEQMIDTSKVKNMKDVMMKVEKDKIDVLSYDVHSYIELKRFVDIHKTEFEESAKKNKISNYHFRMDYVKSTPFLLSFMVNTNDYAFKNVFDSVMENHAEIRETVAEEMPHVLLESDIIENYKKLPANNARLTTLFREVFGNDSDSGNENFHPERLLWIPASNPYYSCDNTVFQACAGYTKTLIFSKWQTVPRAISTLTSYEAERRARKSGTNEGESGTNEGGYHASRNEYLGDKDAKELIAYPSVWLADVYGKRKQKEAFRNTIQELKEDVRKKIKKDICGFGIEKFNQISSGAKDILSFLTEMDRIYWVEKKTGESDIDAGKKADILDILVNIAIASPAVCLYREVLEMEPKQEIRKIQDSVEQCCKNSFVSLFNKPEIKQIMEAVYPDEKPNHAKVFQYCVDGNLQSVLDEYRFALGVSDREGFLKAIGESFLQTTTLDYVPAEAYMGQSNDDSNKKSNKMRMHFAVGYFDIKSSDNKSVVRAKNIQTAFNSPFWPFVLTTTSVGQEGLDFHLYCRKIMHWNLPSNPIDFEQREGRINRYLCHAIRQNVAQEEDFLWEDKFISAKKSCNDSSELMPYWCLPESYLEKTPYKIERIVPMYPFSQDEIQYQRIKDVLANYRMTLGQPDPEALALRLGKADLSEQERENLIFNLSPYERKRKEEQGNR, encoded by the coding sequence ATGGAGCTAGGAAACGGACAACAAGCAAAAAAATTTCAAGAGGCAACCGCGGATTATATCGTGGAACAGTTGAATAAGAAAAACAGGTTTCTGCTTGCTGACGAGGTCGGTCTCGGAAAGACAATTATTGCGAAGACTGTCATTGAAAAGATGCAGGAAAAATCTAAAAAAAATAAATTTACTGTCCTTTACGTGTGTTCCAATGAGGTATTGGCAGATCAGAACTGTAAGAAACTAGGGATGTGCGCACCAAAAAATGTAAATGAATGCCGGCTTTCCATGCTTCATTTGAAAATACAGGAACTACAAAACCAGCAGAACGGCAAGTTATTACTGATTCCCATGACGACGAACACATCCTTCAAACTGTGTGGAGTCGGGAGTGCTGAGGAACGTGCTTTGGCTGCATTGCTTCTTGCTACATATAAAACATATGAAGCTAATGCGAATGAAAGTCCGGATTGCAAATCGAAAATTGAGAAAATTGAGACAGATTATGCATGGCTGATGAAAGGGCGAAAATGTGAAAAAAACTGGAAAAAAGATGATAAAACAGGGTATTTTTGTACACAGAAAAGTAGATTAGAAGAGTTGGCGAAAGATTCAAAACAGGAATCAGACTATATTGAGAAACTGCGTAATTATATTAATGAATACATGGAAAAGGAAAAGGAAGAAAAGGAAAAGGAAAAGGAATATTTGGGTTTGCAAAGTGCCATAGATTGCTTACTTGACAAGATGCCGGATTCAAATGCAAACATAGACAGTTTGCGAAACGATTGGTGGAATCATGAAAAAAATATGAATCAAAAGATGACGGATGGGAAAACATGGCTGGATATGTGGAAAGATGTTGTATCCCGTGTCCGAAAGATGTTTGCTGGATTTACACAGAGTATGTTAAATGCGGATCTGATTGTTATGGATGAGTTCCAGCGGTATGAGGAGTTACTGGAAACAGGAGAAAATCAAAGTGAGAGCGCAAAGATATTTCAGGAATTTGGAAAAAATACAAAGATGCTGTTATTATCTGCGACGCCGTATAATTTGCGGGCAGGAGAACAGGAAAAAAATAAATCAAATGATAAATTCCTACACATGATGCAATCTCTTATGCCGGATCATGATAACCGGAAGGAATATGAAAAATTTGAATCTGCATGGAATTCCTATGTAGATAAAATGCGTGAATTTGAAAAGGCACCGAATCCCGATAATAAGCAGCAACTGCTGACAGACAAAAAGGCTGTAGAAGAGATGCTGTATTCCTGCATGTGCAGAACCGAGCGACGAAGTGAACAGATGATAGATACATCCAAAGTGAAAAATATGAAGGATGTGATGATGAAAGTTGAAAAAGATAAAATAGATGTGCTTTCGTATGATGTGCATTCGTATATCGAATTGAAACGATTTGTAGATATACACAAAACGGAATTTGAAGAGTCTGCGAAGAAAAATAAAATCAGCAACTATCATTTTCGGATGGATTATGTGAAATCAACTCCATTTTTATTGTCGTTTATGGTAAATACGAATGATTATGCTTTTAAGAATGTTTTTGATAGTGTGATGGAAAATCATGCGGAAATAAGAGAAACAGTCGCAGAAGAGATGCCGCATGTGCTGCTGGAAAGTGATATAATTGAGAATTACAAAAAGCTTCCTGCGAATAATGCAAGACTTACAACTTTGTTTCGTGAGGTGTTTGGGAACGATTCAGATAGCGGGAATGAGAATTTTCATCCGGAGCGTCTTCTGTGGATTCCTGCATCGAATCCATATTACAGTTGTGACAATACTGTGTTTCAAGCCTGTGCCGGATATACCAAGACACTTATTTTTTCGAAGTGGCAGACTGTTCCAAGAGCAATCTCCACATTGACTTCTTATGAGGCAGAACGTAGGGCAAGAAAATCCGGTACGAATGAAGGAGAATCCGGTACGAATGAAGGAGGATATCATGCATCCAGAAACGAGTATTTAGGGGATAAAGACGCAAAAGAACTGATTGCGTATCCGTCTGTGTGGCTTGCGGATGTATATGGAAAAAGAAAACAGAAAGAAGCATTTAGAAATACAATACAGGAGTTAAAAGAAGATGTCCGTAAGAAAATAAAAAAAGATATTTGCGGATTTGGCATCGAGAAATTTAATCAGATTTCGAGTGGAGCCAAGGACATTTTGTCGTTTTTGACAGAAATGGATCGCATATATTGGGTTGAAAAAAAGACTGGGGAGTCTGATATAGATGCAGGTAAAAAAGCAGATATACTGGATATACTTGTAAATATTGCAATTGCTTCTCCGGCAGTATGCCTGTATCGTGAAGTGCTTGAAATGGAACCGAAACAAGAAATACGAAAGATACAGGATAGTGTGGAACAATGTTGCAAAAATAGTTTTGTTTCGCTGTTTAACAAACCGGAAATAAAGCAGATTATGGAAGCGGTGTATCCGGATGAAAAACCGAATCATGCAAAGGTGTTTCAGTATTGTGTAGACGGAAATTTGCAGTCGGTGTTGGATGAGTATCGGTTTGCGCTGGGGGTATCAGACCGGGAAGGATTCTTGAAAGCAATCGGGGAATCGTTTCTACAGACCACAACACTGGATTATGTACCGGCGGAAGCATATATGGGACAATCCAATGACGATTCAAATAAGAAATCAAATAAAATGCGAATGCATTTTGCCGTTGGATATTTTGATATAAAAAGCTCCGATAATAAGAGCGTTGTCCGTGCAAAGAATATACAAACAGCATTTAATTCGCCGTTTTGGCCGTTTGTTCTGACTACGACGTCGGTTGGGCAGGAAGGCTTGGATTTTCATTTGTATTGCCGAAAGATTATGCATTGGAACTTACCATCAAACCCGATTGATTTTGAACAGCGGGAGGGAAGAATTAACCGATATCTGTGTCATGCAATTCGTCAAAATGTGGCGCAGGAAGAGGACTTTTTATGGGAAGATAAATTTATTTCTGCAAAGAAATCCTGCAATGATTCATCCGAGTTGATGCCATATTGGTGTCTGCCGGAATCCTATCTGGAGAAAACGCCGTATAAGATCGAGCGTATTGTACCGATGTATCCGTTTAGCCAGGATGAGATACAGTATCAGAGAATCAAGGATGTGCTTGCGAATTACCGTATGACACTTGGACAGCCGGATCCGGAGGCACTTGCACTTCGATTAGGAAAAGCAGACCTTTCGGAACAAGAGAGGGAGAACTTAATTTTTAATTTGTCTCCATATGAAAGAAAAAGGAAAGAAGAACAGGGGAATAGATAA
- a CDS encoding DUF6361 family protein, translating into MDYEEEQRKNVTMLLKNLGEPSVMDELGFLTIKRRISDCLYPGISTNLTLAKYYILIPMIFRSALSENRQQVVKHIREMQDKTTGILAEYRKKQEETTDKIRGIIGGKRTPMNVYWSSLRKFGILKRNVGNIGDACSRVARGEDVFDFEIKTTLKNFFDSKENNPLELTQEEKEALKAKMLQAEGIQNSLLQYCLVNNLSLQEDQFPNSDTINRKNKQYDLAIIKTRVTDAGKLSLLMEGIYAVYNLIFLEKNGTTTQKEINQEKLKKIFHDWLEKYNKNKIKSSDIDLIMDDYVEAGAYREALCSFLKNFIENIEEISGQRVENPEDIKISNELTNLIIDREKYCKQDRAELGKKGIPFEEKKTTLDFRHGVAQKILKDII; encoded by the coding sequence GTGGATTACGAAGAAGAACAACGAAAAAATGTAACTATGTTGTTGAAAAATCTCGGCGAACCATCTGTTATGGATGAGTTAGGTTTTTTGACAATAAAAAGGCGGATATCCGATTGCTTGTATCCTGGGATCTCCACCAATTTAACGCTCGCGAAATATTATATTTTGATTCCGATGATTTTTCGGTCTGCGTTATCGGAAAACAGACAACAGGTGGTAAAGCATATCCGGGAGATGCAGGATAAAACTACAGGCATATTAGCTGAATATAGAAAAAAACAGGAAGAAACCACAGACAAAATTCGCGGTATTATTGGCGGAAAACGGACACCGATGAATGTGTATTGGAGTTCTTTGCGAAAGTTTGGGATTCTAAAAAGGAATGTTGGAAACATTGGAGATGCTTGCAGTCGAGTTGCCAGAGGGGAAGATGTTTTTGACTTTGAAATCAAGACAACTTTAAAGAATTTCTTTGATTCCAAGGAAAATAATCCGTTGGAGCTAACACAGGAGGAGAAAGAAGCTTTGAAAGCTAAAATGCTTCAGGCAGAAGGAATACAAAATTCGCTCCTTCAATATTGTCTGGTTAATAATCTGTCATTGCAGGAAGACCAATTTCCGAACTCAGACACTATAAATAGAAAAAACAAACAATATGATTTAGCTATTATAAAAACACGTGTCACAGATGCCGGGAAACTGTCTTTGCTTATGGAAGGGATATATGCTGTCTATAATTTGATTTTTCTTGAAAAAAATGGGACTACAACGCAAAAAGAGATTAATCAGGAAAAATTGAAAAAGATTTTTCATGACTGGCTAGAAAAATATAATAAAAATAAAATCAAATCCTCGGATATAGATCTAATTATGGATGATTATGTAGAAGCTGGCGCTTATAGGGAAGCGCTATGCTCCTTTTTGAAAAATTTCATAGAGAATATAGAGGAAATAAGCGGGCAGAGAGTGGAAAATCCGGAAGATATAAAAATATCGAATGAGTTGACCAACCTTATTATAGATCGTGAAAAATACTGTAAACAGGACAGGGCAGAGCTTGGAAAAAAAGGAATTCCATTCGAAGAGAAAAAAACAACATTGGATTTCAGACATGGTGTGGCACAGAAGATATTAAAGGATATTATATAA
- a CDS encoding AAA family ATPase, protein MRYFNCMLNANSESIQKNTKIRLKDYDYSSTIAAVNTYMYSHLENGHAFLVYREEKSRLLAIFAFDEKRYTYQEACEHYADILGRVFGVEKMKEESVELTMQEYLDCLNEARRREYNNRFLNHVDNTNLWIYYINGDHNNERFVGYEFSEKIISEDKKKSNTIYDAGFLKELNTIDAHDNTSEYSGNMVHYVISGRSMEAASDMTETLMQHLRKANRIRSRRMEIVREIHPQIFKKDNHLEDTIENNYGGVIVIDLSVRFGHSSTEYGMAAKYIEGLVKRYRNECLFVFTYNMDDPGFAYSVLPNLKKYVIPVTLREGTGDRRQAVAYMKALIKESDYAEYANQATEFMKQFPGETFTQTDVLMAYEQFEAWCLNKNVLRAYDCDITKRFLLDRDENTESSYEKLQKMIGLDTVKHKIDDIIAENIIEKERRKRVGKKYNTGTMHMIFGGNPGSAKTTVAKLFAGIAKEKGILSSGAFVERGGMDLDGLMYVAAIRDAFSAAKGGVLFIDEAYSMKSDGAVTVLIQEMENHRNDVIVILAGYNERMQRFMEINEGLKSRIPHWVDFPDYNADELTDIFRLMAKERGFCVEEDAVEEARYIFDKVHRLENFGNGRYVRNLLDRAVQQQSVRLLAERKNASAIKKSELFLIKKIDISALKEDVGEDRPVGSAKQELADMIGLSGVKEVLNKAIASHKLKKLCMEKGIQKENASMHMVFTGNPGTAKTTVARLFAEIMKDEAILSTGKFVEVGRADLVGQHVGHTAPLVKKKFRDAQGGVLFIDEAYSLCDSYENGFGDEAINTIVQEMENHRDDVIVIFAGYPEPMKQFLDRNPGMQSRIAFQIEFEDYTTEELCAITKLMLAKKQLTITEAAMNRLEGIYDAARKSSDYGNGRFVRKMLEEAEMNLAERIMGADSDSLTLEAVSTIEESDIPEYRAKESKKIPIGF, encoded by the coding sequence ATGCGATATTTTAATTGTATGTTGAATGCGAATTCAGAGAGTATTCAGAAAAACACAAAGATTCGTTTGAAGGATTATGATTATTCAAGTACGATTGCGGCGGTGAATACATATATGTACAGTCACTTGGAGAATGGTCATGCATTTCTTGTGTACAGGGAAGAGAAGAGTCGTCTTTTGGCAATCTTTGCGTTTGATGAGAAGCGCTATACATATCAGGAAGCATGTGAACATTATGCAGATATTCTTGGTCGGGTCTTTGGAGTGGAGAAGATGAAGGAAGAGTCTGTGGAACTTACGATGCAGGAATACCTGGATTGTCTGAACGAAGCAAGAAGGAGAGAATATAACAATCGTTTCTTGAATCATGTGGATAATACAAATTTGTGGATTTATTATATCAATGGAGACCATAATAATGAGCGTTTTGTCGGTTATGAATTCTCTGAGAAGATTATCTCGGAAGATAAAAAGAAAAGCAATACTATTTACGATGCCGGCTTTCTGAAAGAGCTGAACACGATTGATGCGCATGATAATACATCGGAATATTCCGGGAATATGGTGCACTATGTTATTTCCGGCAGAAGTATGGAAGCAGCTTCGGATATGACAGAGACCTTGATGCAGCATCTGCGGAAAGCTAACCGTATCCGTAGTCGGCGAATGGAGATTGTGAGGGAGATTCACCCGCAAATCTTCAAAAAAGATAATCATTTGGAAGACACGATAGAGAATAATTATGGTGGTGTTATCGTGATTGATCTTTCTGTACGGTTTGGACATAGTTCAACGGAATATGGTATGGCAGCAAAATATATTGAAGGTCTGGTAAAAAGATACCGGAACGAGTGCTTGTTTGTATTTACTTACAATATGGATGATCCGGGGTTTGCATACAGTGTTCTTCCAAATCTGAAGAAATATGTGATTCCGGTTACTCTACGGGAGGGAACCGGTGATCGCAGACAGGCGGTTGCATATATGAAAGCGTTGATCAAGGAGTCTGATTATGCAGAATATGCAAATCAGGCAACTGAATTTATGAAGCAGTTTCCGGGAGAAACATTTACGCAGACGGATGTGCTTATGGCATATGAGCAGTTTGAAGCGTGGTGTCTGAATAAGAATGTACTTCGGGCATATGACTGCGATATCACAAAGCGATTTTTGCTGGACCGGGATGAGAACACAGAATCCTCCTATGAAAAGCTTCAGAAGATGATTGGGCTGGATACCGTTAAGCATAAGATTGACGATATCATTGCGGAAAATATCATCGAGAAGGAGCGCAGGAAGCGTGTTGGAAAGAAATATAATACCGGTACGATGCATATGATATTTGGTGGAAATCCGGGAAGTGCGAAGACGACTGTAGCGAAGCTTTTTGCGGGTATTGCAAAGGAGAAAGGAATTCTGTCAAGTGGCGCATTTGTGGAGCGTGGTGGTATGGATTTAGATGGCTTGATGTACGTGGCGGCCATCCGGGATGCATTTTCCGCGGCAAAAGGTGGCGTACTCTTTATCGATGAGGCATATTCTATGAAGAGTGATGGAGCTGTGACAGTGTTGATTCAGGAAATGGAAAATCACAGGAACGATGTGATTGTGATTCTTGCCGGATACAATGAGCGGATGCAGAGATTTATGGAGATCAATGAAGGGCTGAAAAGCCGGATTCCACATTGGGTTGATTTCCCGGATTACAACGCAGATGAGTTGACAGATATTTTCCGGCTCATGGCAAAAGAACGGGGATTTTGTGTCGAAGAGGATGCTGTCGAGGAAGCACGTTATATCTTCGACAAAGTTCACAGGCTTGAAAATTTCGGAAATGGACGATATGTGCGTAATCTGCTCGACCGTGCGGTGCAGCAGCAATCGGTGCGGCTGCTTGCGGAGAGAAAGAATGCAAGTGCAATCAAAAAGAGTGAGCTCTTCCTTATAAAGAAAATAGATATTTCCGCATTAAAGGAAGATGTTGGAGAAGACCGGCCCGTGGGCAGTGCGAAGCAGGAACTTGCGGATATGATTGGGCTTTCTGGTGTGAAGGAAGTCCTGAACAAAGCAATCGCGAGCCATAAACTGAAGAAACTCTGTATGGAAAAGGGAATTCAGAAGGAAAACGCTTCCATGCATATGGTATTTACCGGGAATCCGGGAACTGCAAAGACGACGGTGGCGCGGCTCTTCGCGGAGATTATGAAGGACGAAGCAATCCTGTCGACCGGGAAGTTCGTCGAAGTCGGACGGGCAGATCTGGTCGGACAGCACGTTGGACACACAGCACCACTTGTGAAGAAGAAGTTCAGGGATGCACAGGGTGGCGTGCTTTTTATTGATGAAGCATATTCGCTTTGTGATAGTTATGAGAATGGTTTTGGTGATGAGGCAATCAATACGATCGTGCAGGAGATGGAAAACCATAGGGATGATGTAATTGTGATCTTCGCAGGTTATCCGGAACCGATGAAACAGTTTCTGGACCGTAATCCGGGTATGCAGTCGCGGATTGCATTTCAAATCGAATTCGAGGATTACACAACGGAAGAACTTTGCGCGATTACGAAGCTTATGCTTGCGAAAAAACAGCTGACGATTACGGAAGCTGCGATGAATAGACTGGAAGGCATTTACGATGCTGCGAGAAAGAGCAGCGACTACGGAAATGGACGATTCGTCCGTAAGATGCTGGAGGAGGCGGAAATGAATCTGGCAGAACGGATTATGGGTGCAGATTCGGATTCACTTACATTAGAGGCTGTCTCAACAATTGAGGAATCCGACATTCCGGAGTACCGTGCAAAGGAAAGCAAAAAGATACCGATTGGTTTTTAA
- a CDS encoding phospholipase D family protein encodes MEEKEMQQKRILNPETAQVEYCGLLQAGDEYELEQAVCLTYSLDLDALLGVLLSLGQREADGGQKEIYNPLVGVRIVRELSKKVHVFCNKGGCKLPVTTTDKTKALYQMIINNCVHEVSMKNEGYNFHPKVWILQYKKKETDKQIMKLVVSSRNLTFDQDMDVSVEITGQITDNNGQITDNKNVENRSLWMMLDWVARQIKQSDDNDSQLARQKKQSDDTDSQLARQKKQPDDTDSQLVKNLMENLKKIKFQVDPGIFTGPVFHWFHGGKKTEKPEKLFSYCENLIVVSPFLAEGVIKKFIFENGTKPQRRCLITRKESLTQGIYEIWCQDEKGEIWVTKDDCDRKIHAKIYYTEKDEKQKLYIGSLNATQNAFEHNEEVLLELKYKNQKYENIRKNLLALPAQGGKECSPFFEKVEDKSQIHENEERTESADDFRKVIYAIQDAKLSFSDGLYDITVEAEAENADLFKDIYIYPFGAVERKKAEAKFEFKEKKYEKDEKYEKYIYIACMKGLQPQELGTGFVVTKKEKDGSLSEERLIQLTVADGQLPDGQKTWRKDAEQACIDMIFGDAKYLDAWMIRDIFNVNLKIDSDGDGYAEGDGHGTGDGSVWEKYTWYEQLLKHAAMDPENLKMHLDAWMKKRDKYGTKFTERMNELTPLFQLIEKAIEDTSKKEE; translated from the coding sequence ATGGAAGAAAAGGAAATGCAACAAAAACGAATATTGAATCCGGAGACAGCGCAGGTAGAATATTGCGGCCTTTTGCAGGCTGGAGATGAGTATGAATTGGAGCAGGCGGTATGTCTGACTTATTCCCTCGATCTTGATGCACTGCTGGGTGTGCTGCTATCTTTGGGACAGCGTGAGGCAGACGGCGGTCAGAAAGAAATCTATAACCCGTTGGTTGGTGTGCGGATTGTGCGCGAACTGAGCAAAAAGGTGCATGTTTTTTGTAATAAAGGCGGTTGCAAGCTGCCGGTGACTACAACGGATAAGACAAAAGCGCTGTATCAGATGATAATCAATAACTGTGTGCATGAAGTATCCATGAAAAACGAAGGGTATAATTTCCATCCGAAGGTATGGATTCTTCAATATAAAAAGAAAGAAACTGACAAACAGATAATGAAACTTGTGGTTTCCAGTCGAAATCTTACATTTGACCAGGACATGGATGTATCGGTAGAGATTACCGGGCAGATAACAGACAATAACGGGCAGATAACAGACAATAAAAATGTGGAAAATCGTTCTTTGTGGATGATGCTGGACTGGGTGGCGAGACAGATAAAACAGTCTGACGATAACGATAGTCAACTGGCGAGACAGAAAAAACAGTCCGACGATACCGATAGTCAACTGGCGAGACAGAAAAAACAGCCCGACGATACCGATAGTCAACTGGTGAAAAATTTAATGGAAAACTTAAAAAAGATAAAGTTTCAGGTAGATCCGGGCATATTTACCGGACCTGTATTTCATTGGTTTCATGGAGGAAAAAAAACAGAGAAACCGGAAAAGTTATTTTCATATTGTGAGAATTTGATTGTAGTTTCCCCATTTCTCGCAGAAGGTGTAATAAAAAAGTTCATCTTTGAAAATGGTACAAAACCGCAAAGAAGATGCCTGATCACGCGGAAAGAGTCCTTGACGCAGGGAATATACGAAATATGGTGTCAGGATGAAAAAGGTGAAATCTGGGTTACAAAGGATGATTGTGACAGAAAAATACATGCAAAAATATATTATACAGAAAAAGATGAGAAGCAGAAATTATATATCGGTTCGCTCAATGCAACACAAAATGCATTTGAACATAATGAAGAAGTGTTATTGGAACTGAAATATAAAAATCAGAAATATGAGAATATCCGAAAGAACCTGCTGGCGCTGCCTGCGCAGGGCGGAAAAGAGTGTTCGCCTTTCTTTGAAAAAGTTGAGGATAAATCCCAAATTCATGAGAATGAAGAACGGACGGAATCTGCTGACGATTTCCGAAAAGTGATATATGCGATTCAGGATGCGAAGCTTTCGTTTTCGGATGGTTTATATGACATAACCGTAGAGGCTGAGGCAGAGAATGCGGATTTGTTTAAGGATATCTATATATATCCGTTTGGGGCTGTAGAAAGAAAAAAAGCAGAAGCAAAATTTGAATTTAAAGAAAAAAAATACGAAAAAGACGAAAAATACGAAAAATATATCTATATCGCATGTATGAAGGGACTGCAGCCACAGGAACTTGGTACGGGTTTTGTAGTGACGAAAAAAGAGAAAGACGGCAGTCTGAGTGAAGAGAGATTGATACAGCTTACAGTCGCAGACGGGCAATTACCGGATGGACAGAAAACGTGGAGAAAAGATGCGGAACAGGCATGCATAGATATGATTTTTGGAGATGCAAAATATCTGGATGCATGGATGATTCGTGATATCTTTAACGTTAATCTGAAGATAGACTCGGATGGAGACGGATATGCAGAGGGCGATGGACATGGTACAGGGGATGGATCAGTATGGGAAAAATACACATGGTATGAGCAACTGTTGAAACATGCGGCAATGGATCCGGAAAATCTAAAAATGCATTTGGATGCATGGATGAAAAAAAGAGATAAATATGGTACGAAATTTACGGAGCGGATGAACGAATTAACTCCGTTGTTTCAATTGATAGAAAAGGCAATAGAAGATACATCAAAAAAAGAGGAATGA